The proteins below come from a single Oceaniferula flava genomic window:
- a CDS encoding LamG-like jellyroll fold domain-containing protein, with amino-acid sequence MKKRDLEQLIQNMVDGEATADEVARLEAELKGSAASREFYRRSMRVELLLHEALQCQVLPATPELRERLELPSLRAGDKSRSRRQLMLHSAMAAAALLLLSFVAMHWFSRAGKEAGVPVTFSPGTSWSGSMEQASRMKFGDSLTIEFGVARIELPGVLAIIEGPAEINLTGPGLLELREGKGWFRVSEAGQGFRVLTPSVEVVDHGTEFGLVADPNDADEVHVFDGRVHCSARFALKEGQDLREGAALRVSPVGRWIDTELSEQRFLTSLPSDLPGIHFSFDGPQPMTPEGSYPAVENMQAATRGGGGGTFTRGVRGKALSVQDPEDAVRTDWPGIGGAKPRTIACWIRPDAAHGVQLAGIVSWGTPSTRPSGRCQIMTSKSRKTGQRVLRFSLGHNLHFSGATELAAGEWHHVAAVFRGTETTHGEMIELYIDGKREQVDRELSNLPRDDQAIRTVIKHPNSQPLQIGCGAYDNASPAPFYGEIDEVWILPRALTAAEIKGLMAVDQ; translated from the coding sequence ATGAAAAAACGCGACCTTGAACAGCTGATCCAGAACATGGTGGACGGAGAGGCCACAGCGGATGAAGTCGCCCGGCTGGAAGCCGAGCTCAAGGGGAGTGCCGCCTCACGTGAGTTCTATCGCCGATCCATGAGGGTGGAGCTGCTGCTGCACGAGGCGCTGCAATGCCAGGTCCTGCCCGCCACTCCGGAGTTGCGGGAGCGATTGGAGCTACCGTCCCTGCGTGCCGGGGACAAGTCACGCAGCCGTCGCCAGCTGATGCTGCACTCTGCCATGGCTGCTGCGGCTTTGTTGCTTTTGTCATTTGTCGCCATGCACTGGTTTTCGCGTGCTGGGAAAGAGGCGGGTGTTCCGGTGACATTCAGCCCCGGCACGTCGTGGTCGGGGTCGATGGAGCAGGCGAGCCGGATGAAGTTTGGCGACTCCTTGACCATCGAGTTCGGCGTCGCACGCATCGAGCTCCCGGGGGTGTTGGCGATCATTGAAGGTCCGGCAGAAATCAATCTCACCGGGCCGGGGCTGCTGGAGTTGCGTGAGGGCAAGGGCTGGTTCCGAGTCAGTGAGGCAGGGCAGGGGTTCCGGGTGCTCACGCCATCGGTGGAAGTGGTCGATCATGGAACGGAGTTCGGCTTGGTCGCCGACCCGAATGATGCCGATGAGGTGCATGTTTTCGATGGTCGCGTCCATTGCTCGGCGCGTTTTGCCTTGAAGGAGGGGCAGGACCTGCGTGAAGGGGCGGCTCTGAGAGTTTCACCGGTCGGTCGCTGGATTGATACGGAGCTGAGCGAGCAACGGTTTCTCACCAGCCTGCCGTCGGACTTACCCGGCATCCACTTTTCCTTCGATGGACCCCAGCCGATGACGCCGGAGGGCTCCTACCCGGCGGTAGAGAACATGCAGGCCGCCACGCGCGGTGGCGGCGGTGGAACCTTCACCCGTGGAGTGCGTGGTAAGGCGCTTTCCGTCCAAGATCCGGAGGATGCGGTCCGCACCGATTGGCCGGGGATTGGTGGGGCGAAACCGAGAACCATCGCATGTTGGATCCGCCCGGACGCAGCCCACGGCGTCCAATTGGCCGGTATTGTTTCCTGGGGGACGCCGAGCACTCGGCCATCGGGCCGCTGTCAGATCATGACCTCCAAATCACGGAAGACCGGGCAGCGGGTGCTGCGCTTCTCGCTGGGCCATAACCTGCACTTTTCTGGAGCCACCGAACTTGCGGCAGGGGAATGGCATCACGTCGCCGCCGTTTTCCGAGGCACCGAGACGACCCACGGCGAGATGATTGAGCTCTATATCGATGGCAAACGCGAGCAGGTAGACCGCGAACTGAGCAATTTGCCGAGGGACGATCAAGCTATCCGCACCGTCATCAAACACCCGAACTCACAGCCGCTGCAGATTGGCTGCGGTGCGTATGACAATGCCTCGCCGGCTCCCTTCTACGGGGAAATTGACGAGGTCTGGATTCTGCCCAGAGCGCTCACTGCGGCTGAGATCAAGGGGCTGATGGCAGTGGATCAATAA
- a CDS encoding S8 family peptidase, producing MNIVPNYGKWMAACCLATFCGLTAHAQTSAKPPLIAGEALKGESVWIAPELKKVTDRPVRIVVWFDQQFLGDGKAYQRRAKEFANSGRRELRSRVVQSLKTLSAKSHSEAKNDLTALQESGAIKDVTPHWIINGFSCTANAEGIEQLAKVKGVKKIFAGRRSLRSVQAQAPAPLVKSPNRPSQTSSKNLPWYISKLHADKVWKELGVTGEGTLNIVHDSNFIMTPSLARSVYTNAKETPNNGKDDDGNGLIDDYHGYNFNTRSPNLTTRKLKGDATDRKNLHGTSCAHIICGVETETGMPQFGIAPMARWAGVITSADIESAVEWAIEQGADTYSMSFSIPHLGETRSHWRKLMEHGSFCGLFFVSGAGNFAMSTKVPVQMRTPEDIPEAVFAAAGVQKDLSRTLFSSQGPVEWKTEHYREGRVQKPEVCAFNHGVPLLMPDGKVIEGRLNGNSFAGPMFCGTIALMLSADPDLLPWDLKKIITRTATDVGPKGVDYQTGHGLIHCYKAVAEVIRLRELRKASQ from the coding sequence ATGAATATCGTTCCGAACTACGGGAAATGGATGGCCGCATGCTGCCTAGCCACCTTCTGCGGCCTGACCGCCCACGCGCAGACCTCCGCCAAGCCCCCACTGATCGCCGGTGAGGCACTGAAGGGCGAATCCGTCTGGATCGCGCCCGAGCTGAAGAAGGTGACCGACCGGCCTGTCAGGATCGTGGTCTGGTTCGATCAGCAGTTCCTCGGTGATGGAAAAGCCTACCAGCGCCGCGCCAAGGAGTTTGCTAACAGCGGCCGACGTGAGCTGCGCAGTCGCGTGGTGCAATCGCTTAAGACTCTCAGCGCCAAGTCCCACAGTGAAGCGAAGAATGACCTCACTGCTCTGCAAGAGAGTGGCGCCATCAAGGATGTCACCCCGCACTGGATCATCAACGGCTTCAGCTGCACGGCCAATGCCGAGGGCATTGAGCAGCTTGCCAAGGTGAAGGGAGTAAAGAAGATCTTTGCCGGTCGGCGCTCGTTGCGCAGCGTCCAGGCGCAAGCTCCTGCGCCGCTTGTCAAATCGCCTAACAGACCCAGCCAAACCAGCAGCAAGAACCTGCCATGGTACATCTCAAAACTGCATGCCGACAAAGTCTGGAAAGAGCTAGGCGTCACTGGCGAGGGCACGCTGAACATCGTGCACGATAGCAATTTCATCATGACTCCCTCGCTGGCCCGATCCGTCTACACCAATGCCAAGGAGACCCCTAACAATGGCAAGGATGACGATGGCAACGGCCTGATTGACGACTACCATGGCTACAACTTCAACACCCGCTCACCGAACCTAACAACACGCAAACTCAAGGGCGACGCCACCGACCGGAAAAACCTGCACGGCACCAGCTGCGCGCACATCATCTGCGGCGTGGAAACGGAGACCGGCATGCCGCAGTTCGGCATCGCCCCGATGGCGCGATGGGCGGGCGTGATCACCAGCGCGGACATCGAGTCGGCTGTGGAATGGGCCATCGAGCAAGGCGCGGACACCTACAGCATGAGCTTCTCCATCCCGCATCTGGGTGAGACCCGCAGCCACTGGCGCAAGCTGATGGAGCACGGATCATTCTGCGGACTGTTCTTTGTCTCCGGTGCAGGGAACTTCGCCATGAGCACCAAAGTCCCCGTGCAGATGCGCACGCCCGAGGACATTCCGGAGGCCGTCTTTGCCGCGGCGGGAGTGCAGAAAGACCTCTCACGCACCCTATTTTCCAGCCAAGGACCGGTGGAATGGAAGACCGAGCACTACCGCGAAGGGCGGGTGCAAAAACCGGAAGTGTGCGCATTCAACCACGGCGTGCCCCTGCTGATGCCGGATGGCAAAGTCATCGAAGGTCGGCTCAATGGCAACTCCTTCGCCGGCCCGATGTTCTGCGGCACCATCGCTCTGATGCTCTCCGCCGACCCCGACCTGCTGCCCTGGGATCTGAAAAAAATCATCACCCGCACCGCCACCGATGTCGGCCCGAAGGGAGTCGATTACCAAACCGGCCACGGCCTGATCCACTGCTACAAAGCTGTCGCCGAGGTCATTCGCCTGCGCGAGCTGAGAAAAGCTTCCCAATGA
- the rbbA gene encoding ribosome-associated ATPase/putative transporter RbbA, with product MPAPPTAAASLSKVTHQYGKNQALSEVSLDIPRGCMAGAIGPDGVGKSTMLGLISGVRVVQQGEVHVLGGDIAHSRHRNDVCPRIAYMPQGLGKNLYAELSVTQNLDFFARLFGQASSERRQRIATLLKATGLDPFPDRPAGNLSGGMKQKLGLCCALIHDPDLLILDEPTTGVDPLSRRQFWDLINSIRSERPEMSVLVSTAYMDEAEQFDWLAAMDDGKILATGSPAELKQQTQTDNLEDAFVALLPEGKKGGGHQLSIPPFSETESEPVIVAKGLTRRFGKFTAVDKVSFSIRRGEIFGFLGSNGCGKTTTMKMLTGLLPSTEGEAELFGEPADAHHLQTRKRVGYMSQAFSLYSELTVRQNLVLHARLFDLDLKRATPRIEELLGKFDLEESADRLSGKLPLGVRQRLSLAVAIIHEPEMLILDEPTSGVDPVARDVFWKLLIDLARKDKVTIFISTHFMNEAMRCDRISLMHAGKVLACDSPAELVAARQADRLEDAFISYIEEAHSDTAADSATAAAVETDTARPNFDERLHLDIPSPELRLFSPARLLAFSHREALEVLRDPVRLIFAFVGSVVLMLLFGYGMNTDVEDIRYAVLDQDQTPESRRYLQNLSSSPYFLEQTPITNAAELSERMRANDITVAYEIPPHFGKDLKRGRQPAISAWIDGSAPFRGETIEGYVKGNHLIYLQDLSRRTLGEVPAYLPATIEPRYRYNPSFESINALVPSIPAVLLILIPAILMALSVVREKELGTITNFYVTPSRKIEFILGKQLPYIAIGMINFSLLTLLTVYIFKVPVKGDLFALTLGALLYIMGTTGLGLLISTFTSSQVAAVFGTAILAILPTVQFSGMLQPVSTLEGAAKGIGTLWPTTYYMHTSVGAFTKGLTFNELSGDLIKLALFIPVFTFFTFLALKKQER from the coding sequence ATGCCAGCTCCTCCCACAGCGGCGGCGAGCCTTTCCAAGGTCACGCACCAGTATGGAAAAAACCAGGCGCTCAGTGAGGTCAGCCTGGACATTCCGCGCGGCTGCATGGCGGGTGCCATCGGGCCGGACGGCGTGGGAAAATCCACCATGCTGGGATTGATCTCCGGCGTGCGGGTGGTGCAGCAGGGTGAGGTGCATGTGTTAGGCGGCGACATCGCCCATAGCCGCCACCGCAATGATGTCTGCCCACGCATCGCCTACATGCCCCAGGGGCTGGGGAAAAACCTGTATGCGGAACTCAGCGTGACGCAGAACCTCGACTTTTTTGCCCGGCTATTTGGGCAGGCGTCCAGCGAGCGCCGCCAACGCATCGCCACACTGCTGAAGGCCACCGGGCTCGACCCCTTTCCAGACCGCCCCGCAGGGAATCTCTCGGGCGGAATGAAACAAAAGCTAGGCCTCTGCTGCGCCCTGATCCACGACCCGGATTTGCTGATCCTCGACGAGCCGACCACGGGTGTCGACCCACTCTCACGGCGGCAGTTCTGGGATCTGATCAACTCGATCCGTAGTGAGCGACCTGAGATGAGCGTGCTGGTATCGACCGCTTACATGGACGAGGCGGAACAGTTTGATTGGCTCGCCGCCATGGACGACGGGAAAATTCTAGCCACCGGGTCACCCGCGGAACTGAAGCAGCAAACGCAGACCGATAACCTCGAGGACGCCTTTGTCGCGCTGCTGCCGGAGGGGAAAAAAGGTGGCGGTCACCAGCTCAGCATTCCGCCGTTCAGCGAGACCGAGAGCGAGCCTGTGATTGTGGCCAAGGGGCTGACCCGACGCTTTGGCAAGTTCACCGCGGTCGACAAGGTGAGTTTCTCCATCCGCCGGGGTGAGATCTTTGGTTTTCTCGGTTCTAACGGCTGCGGCAAAACCACCACGATGAAAATGCTGACCGGCCTGCTCCCGAGCACCGAGGGTGAGGCCGAGCTCTTTGGCGAACCGGCGGACGCCCACCATTTGCAGACGCGCAAACGGGTCGGTTACATGTCGCAGGCATTCTCGCTCTATTCGGAGCTGACCGTGCGGCAGAACCTGGTGCTGCACGCCCGTCTGTTTGATTTGGATCTGAAACGTGCCACGCCGCGTATTGAAGAGTTGTTAGGAAAGTTTGATTTGGAGGAAAGCGCCGACCGTTTGTCGGGAAAACTTCCCCTCGGCGTGCGGCAACGGCTCTCCCTGGCGGTGGCGATCATCCACGAGCCGGAGATGCTCATCCTTGATGAACCGACGTCCGGCGTGGATCCTGTGGCGCGTGATGTGTTTTGGAAACTGCTCATCGATTTGGCGCGGAAGGACAAGGTGACGATCTTTATCTCGACGCATTTCATGAACGAAGCGATGCGCTGCGATCGCATCTCGCTGATGCACGCGGGGAAAGTGCTCGCGTGCGATAGCCCGGCCGAGCTGGTGGCAGCGCGTCAGGCGGACCGACTCGAAGACGCGTTCATTTCCTACATCGAAGAAGCCCACAGCGACACGGCCGCCGACTCCGCCACAGCCGCCGCCGTCGAAACCGACACCGCAAGACCGAATTTCGACGAGCGACTCCATCTGGATATTCCGTCGCCCGAACTGCGCCTGTTCAGCCCCGCGCGCTTGTTGGCATTCAGTCACAGGGAGGCGCTGGAAGTCCTTCGTGATCCGGTCCGCCTGATCTTCGCCTTTGTCGGCTCGGTGGTGCTGATGTTGCTCTTTGGTTACGGCATGAACACGGATGTGGAAGACATTCGCTACGCGGTGCTGGACCAGGACCAGACACCGGAGAGCAGGCGCTACCTGCAGAACCTTTCCAGCTCGCCCTACTTTCTGGAACAAACACCGATCACCAACGCCGCTGAGCTGAGTGAGAGGATGCGGGCCAATGACATCACGGTGGCGTATGAAATCCCACCGCACTTCGGCAAGGACCTCAAGCGGGGTCGGCAGCCTGCCATTTCCGCCTGGATCGACGGCTCGGCTCCGTTTCGCGGTGAGACCATCGAAGGTTATGTGAAGGGCAACCACCTGATCTACCTCCAAGATCTATCACGCCGGACACTCGGCGAAGTGCCGGCCTACCTGCCCGCCACCATCGAGCCCCGCTACCGCTACAACCCGAGCTTCGAAAGCATCAACGCCCTCGTGCCCTCGATTCCCGCCGTGCTGCTGATCCTGATCCCGGCGATCCTGATGGCCTTGAGTGTGGTGCGGGAAAAAGAACTCGGAACGATCACCAATTTCTACGTCACCCCGAGTCGAAAAATCGAATTCATCCTCGGCAAGCAACTGCCGTATATCGCCATCGGGATGATCAATTTTTCCCTGCTCACCTTGCTGACGGTTTATATTTTCAAGGTGCCGGTGAAGGGAGATCTCTTTGCTCTAACACTCGGGGCGCTGCTCTACATCATGGGAACCACCGGCTTGGGCTTATTGATTTCCACCTTCACCTCCAGCCAGGTCGCCGCCGTATTTGGCACCGCGATTCTGGCGATCCTGCCGACCGTGCAGTTCTCCGGCATGCTGCAGCCGGTATCGACCCTGGAAGGCGCGGCCAAGGGGATCGGCACGCTTTGGCCGACCACCTATTACATGCACACAAGCGTGGGTGCCTTCACCAAGGGCCTGACATTCAACGAGCTCAGTGGCGACCTGATCAAGCTCGCCCTGTTCATCCCCGTCTTCACATTCTTCACCTTCCTCGCGCTGAAAAAGCAAGAACGCTAG
- a CDS encoding DUF1592 domain-containing protein, translated as MKQPTDRTTTARFPAEARKTTVGAGSPLRAIIPLITAMATSCLTPSASAVEDSEKALRESDALRQVTKLARAGALDYEKHIAPIVDKYCTDCHNPVDDEGSIDLEALLTTKEASKYPDLWEMVGKTARMDVMPPPKRKTRPDIRERALLMGWAMQIGHLWDQGIMGTDPGRTTLHRLNRNEYNYTIRDLFGLKIRPADNFPEDSAGEGGFDNDADALFLPALLMENYFEAAVKVSNMVLGNHARRQAFLIGASSNVAGARRVFAHWAPQIYRRPVADDEIERLVSVYQKARKNGKNHVVAIRDPLIMMLVSPSFLYRSELPIAGGGKTVGLTEFELANRLSYFLWASMPDQELFKLANEKKLSDPKVLEQQVMRMLQDEKASTLAMHLGGQWLGWEQLRGSANPDVKKFPMFNFALRVDMYRESSNFFEHLLREDGSVYDLLDSDYSFLNDRLARLYGIKGVTGSHFRKVKLNNPDRGGVLGMGSVLVASSMPLRTSPSLRGAYVLESLLGDKPPSPPMDVEQLPAGDSKLKTLTFRETLDQHRDSPDCRACHALIDPLGFGLENFDAIGRWRTMQNGAKIDTSGVTPEGDSFSGPAELKKLLLKRKDEFTRHAVEKFLSYALGRELTPYDRPVTREIANKVMEENGSMHTLIMSVVTSHPFLNRQNPKK; from the coding sequence ATGAAGCAACCCACTGACCGCACCACGACAGCTCGCTTCCCGGCCGAAGCAAGAAAGACGACTGTGGGCGCTGGGAGCCCGCTGAGGGCAATCATCCCCCTGATCACAGCCATGGCCACAAGCTGCCTGACCCCTAGTGCGAGCGCCGTGGAAGATTCCGAGAAGGCACTGCGTGAATCCGATGCTCTGCGCCAGGTCACCAAGCTGGCTCGCGCCGGCGCGCTGGATTACGAGAAACACATCGCCCCCATCGTCGATAAATACTGCACCGACTGCCATAATCCGGTGGACGACGAAGGTAGCATCGATCTCGAAGCCCTGCTGACCACCAAGGAGGCGTCGAAATACCCGGACCTCTGGGAAATGGTCGGCAAGACCGCGCGCATGGACGTCATGCCGCCACCCAAGCGCAAAACCCGACCTGACATCCGCGAGCGCGCCTTGTTAATGGGCTGGGCAATGCAGATTGGCCACCTCTGGGACCAGGGGATCATGGGCACCGATCCGGGGCGCACCACCCTGCACCGCCTGAACCGGAATGAATACAATTACACCATCCGCGATCTTTTCGGGTTGAAAATCCGGCCGGCCGACAATTTTCCGGAGGACAGCGCCGGCGAGGGTGGCTTCGATAACGATGCCGACGCCCTTTTCCTGCCCGCCCTGCTGATGGAGAACTACTTCGAGGCCGCGGTGAAGGTTTCTAACATGGTGCTGGGGAACCACGCGCGCCGCCAGGCTTTCCTGATCGGTGCCAGCAGCAATGTGGCAGGAGCGCGCAGGGTGTTTGCCCACTGGGCACCGCAGATTTACCGCCGCCCCGTGGCCGACGATGAGATTGAGCGCCTGGTCTCGGTCTATCAGAAGGCCCGGAAAAATGGCAAGAACCACGTCGTCGCCATCCGTGACCCGCTGATCATGATGCTGGTTTCTCCCAGCTTTTTGTATCGCTCCGAGCTACCGATCGCCGGCGGTGGGAAAACGGTGGGGCTCACCGAGTTCGAGCTCGCCAACCGACTGTCGTATTTCCTCTGGGCCTCGATGCCCGATCAGGAGCTGTTCAAGCTCGCCAACGAGAAAAAGCTCTCCGACCCCAAGGTCCTCGAGCAGCAAGTCATGCGCATGCTGCAGGATGAAAAAGCCAGCACCCTCGCGATGCATCTCGGCGGCCAATGGCTCGGCTGGGAGCAGCTGCGCGGCAGTGCCAATCCGGACGTGAAAAAGTTCCCGATGTTCAACTTCGCCCTGCGCGTAGACATGTATCGTGAGTCGTCGAACTTCTTCGAGCACCTGCTGCGTGAGGATGGCAGTGTGTATGATCTTCTCGATTCCGACTACAGCTTCCTCAACGATCGCCTTGCCAGACTCTACGGCATCAAAGGCGTAACCGGCAGCCATTTCCGCAAGGTGAAACTGAATAACCCGGACCGTGGCGGCGTGCTCGGTATGGGCAGTGTGTTGGTGGCTTCATCGATGCCGCTGCGCACCAGTCCGTCGCTTCGCGGGGCCTATGTGTTGGAAAGTTTGTTAGGCGATAAACCACCGTCACCGCCGATGGATGTCGAGCAGCTGCCGGCCGGTGACTCCAAGCTCAAGACGCTGACATTCCGCGAAACGCTCGACCAGCACCGCGATAGCCCGGACTGCCGCGCCTGCCACGCACTGATCGATCCCCTCGGTTTCGGACTGGAGAACTTCGATGCCATCGGTCGCTGGCGGACGATGCAAAACGGAGCCAAGATCGACACCTCCGGCGTCACCCCGGAGGGCGATTCCTTTTCCGGCCCGGCCGAGCTGAAAAAACTCCTGCTCAAGCGCAAGGACGAGTTCACCCGCCACGCGGTGGAGAAGTTTCTCTCCTACGCCCTCGGCCGCGAGCTGACTCCCTACGATCGACCTGTCACCCGCGAGATCGCCAACAAGGTGATGGAGGAAAATGGCAGCATGCACACGCTGATCATGTCCGTCGTCACCAGTCATCCTTTCCTGAATCGCCAAAACCCTAAGAAGTAA
- a CDS encoding ABC transporter permease produces MNRIKNIFWLGIKELRSLSQDKLVIVLLIWALTFSVYTMARGTSTEVHNASIAFVDEDRSDLSNKMINSFYPPSFFKPEIIEASEMDDAMDAGRYIFIVNIPPDFEADVRDGRQPTLQLNIDATAVIQAGVGASYVQNILSNEINRYASGTDQKSSYPANIVTHTAFNPNRTTAWFAAIVALIDQVTMLTVILTGAALIREREHGTLEHLLVMPLTAFDIAMSKVWANSLVLLIGVVLSLHFIVVKLLEVPIAGSVYLFLTGTVLYLFFATALGIFLGTVARSMAQFALLFIVVILVVHLLSGGMTPIESQPEWLRKLTWFLPSRHFISGSQAILFRGADFKTVWPQFAVVAGQGWIFFLISLQLFRRSIASSR; encoded by the coding sequence ATGAACCGTATCAAGAACATCTTCTGGCTCGGCATCAAGGAGCTGCGCAGCCTGTCCCAGGACAAGCTGGTGATCGTACTGCTCATCTGGGCGCTGACCTTCAGCGTCTACACCATGGCCAGGGGCACCTCGACGGAGGTGCACAATGCCTCCATCGCTTTTGTCGACGAAGACCGCTCGGATCTTTCTAACAAAATGATCAACAGCTTCTATCCGCCGAGCTTTTTCAAACCGGAAATCATCGAAGCCTCGGAGATGGACGACGCGATGGACGCGGGGCGTTATATTTTCATCGTCAATATCCCGCCGGATTTCGAAGCCGACGTGCGCGATGGTCGCCAGCCGACCTTGCAGCTGAACATCGATGCCACCGCCGTCATCCAGGCCGGTGTGGGTGCGAGTTACGTGCAAAACATCCTCTCTAACGAGATCAACCGCTACGCCAGCGGCACCGATCAAAAAAGCAGCTACCCGGCCAACATCGTCACCCACACCGCATTTAACCCGAACCGGACCACGGCCTGGTTTGCCGCTATCGTGGCACTCATCGATCAGGTGACCATGCTGACCGTGATTCTGACCGGCGCGGCACTCATCCGGGAGCGTGAGCACGGCACCCTGGAGCACTTGCTGGTGATGCCGCTCACCGCCTTTGATATTGCGATGTCGAAGGTGTGGGCGAACAGTCTGGTTTTGCTTATTGGCGTGGTGCTGTCGCTGCATTTCATCGTGGTGAAACTGCTTGAGGTCCCGATTGCGGGGTCGGTTTACCTTTTCCTAACAGGCACGGTGCTCTACCTCTTTTTTGCCACCGCACTGGGGATTTTTCTGGGCACGGTGGCGCGGTCGATGGCGCAGTTCGCGCTGCTGTTCATCGTGGTGATTCTCGTCGTCCACCTGTTGTCCGGGGGCATGACCCCGATCGAGAGCCAGCCTGAGTGGCTGAGGAAACTGACCTGGTTTCTGCCCTCGCGCCACTTCATTTCCGGGTCGCAAGCGATCCTTTTCCGTGGCGCGGACTTCAAAACCGTCTGGCCCCAGTTTGCCGTGGTCGCCGGCCAAGGCTGGATCTTTTTCCTGATCAGCCTGCAGCTCTTCCGTCGGTCGATTGCCTCGAGCCGTTAG
- a CDS encoding sigma-70 family RNA polymerase sigma factor, protein MSEITEIQSGLRAFIGYLMSGTSDVSDVAQEVNLLLWQKRDQYEAGTNFRAWAFTIARYAVLGHLRKKRRGNVEFFSPELLEQLADEWQEDECEYEEQLTALESCLDQLPDEDLDLVQARYNSHGGVERFAQRMGLSAGSLRLRLFRLRAALKRCVEQNMGEEGSIV, encoded by the coding sequence ATGAGTGAAATCACGGAAATCCAGTCGGGGCTGCGGGCATTCATCGGCTATCTGATGAGTGGCACCAGCGATGTGTCAGACGTCGCGCAGGAGGTTAATTTGCTGCTTTGGCAAAAACGCGACCAGTATGAAGCGGGCACCAATTTTCGTGCTTGGGCGTTCACCATCGCGCGCTATGCGGTGCTGGGTCACCTGCGGAAAAAGCGGCGTGGGAATGTGGAGTTTTTCTCGCCGGAGCTGCTCGAGCAGTTGGCGGACGAGTGGCAGGAAGATGAATGTGAGTACGAAGAGCAGCTGACGGCGCTCGAGTCCTGCCTGGACCAATTGCCGGATGAGGACCTGGATCTCGTGCAAGCTCGCTACAACAGCCACGGAGGAGTCGAGCGCTTTGCCCAACGCATGGGCCTCAGCGCTGGCAGCCTCCGCTTGCGCCTGTTTCGGCTGCGTGCGGCCCTGAAGCGCTGCGTGGAGCAGAACATGGGAGAGGAGGGGAGCATCGTATGA